ACCGCGGGCAAGGGAACCTGGACGGCTCTCAGCGCGGCGGCGGGACCCTTGCCGCCCTCGATCTCAATGGCGGTCATGGTTTCGGGCAGGGCGGTCATGGTGAAGGGCTCCGGGTGCGAGGTCGCCTGGATAACGCGTTGTCCGGCCAAGGCGTCAAGCGCCGTGCGGCCTTGCTGACAATGTCCCTGGTTGCAGGCGGGCCCGGTCGGAGGTTGGATAAGCGTCCGAACAGGAGGCGCGTGACGTGATGGATGAACCGGCGGATGTGCGTTTCGGCCGCGGCCAGCGACTGGCCGAGGCCATGCGTGAAGATCTCGATCTCTATGCCGTGGAGGAGCTGAAGGAACGCCGCGAGGTCCTGCAGGCCGAGATCGCCCGGGTCGAGGCGCAGATCGTACGCAAACAATCAGGGCGCGCCGCGGCCGACGCTCTGTTCTCGAAACCGGCGGGCTGACGCCCCGCAAAGAATCTGCAGACGGAAACGACAAAAACGCCGCGGAGGACCAGCCTCCGCGGCGTTCGTCTTTCCGGACCGCCGGGCGCATCGCCGGCGAGGCCGTCTTACTTGCGGGTGAAGGCGCCGAACTTGGCGTTGAAGCGCGAAACGCGGCCGCCACGGTCCAGCAGCTGCTGGTTGCCGCCGGTCCACGCCGGGTGCGTCTTCGGATCGATGTCCAGGTTCAGGGTCGCGCCTTCGGCCTGATAGGTCGAGCGCGTCTGATAGGTCGTGCCGTCGGTCATCACCACATTGATGAAGTGGTAGTCCGGGTGGATGTCTTGTTTCATAGCGCGAACGCCTGACGTAAAGGAGCGGCCATCGGAGTCGGCCGGTTGGCCCACCCCGAAAAAGGGAAGCCGGGCGTATACAGGAAACGCCCGCGTCAGTGCAAGGTGCGAACGCGGATGAGCGAGCCGGCGCAAGGCGCCCCCGCCGAAGTCGAGGCCGCCGAAGGCCGTGTGGGGGCAGGCCAGTCCCTGTCCCAGAGCCTGAAGACCGCCGCCGCCCATCGTGAAAAGAGCCGCAACGTCCGCGCGCTGACCCGCCTGATCCCTTACGCCCGCCGCCATTCGACGGACGCAGGCCTGGCCTTCGTCTTCCTGCTGGTCACCACGGCCGCCACGCTCGGCCTGTCCGGCGCGGCGCGGCTGCTGGTCAACCACCTGACCGCTCAGGGCCCCACGGCCGCGTCCGTCGGCCCTTGGTTCGCCCTGCTGGGCGCAGTCACCCTGGCCTTGGCGCTGGGCAGCGGCCTTCGCTACTTCTTCGTCACCAAGCTGGGCGAGCGCGTGGTCGCCGACCTGCGTAAGGACGCCTACGGGCGCATCCTGACGCTGGACCCCGCCTTCTTCATCGCCACCCGCACCGGCGAGGTGCTGTCCAGGCTCACCACCGATATCCAGATTGTCGAGAGCCTGCTGGCGACCTCCGTCTCCGTCGCGCTGCGCAACACCTTGATGTTCGTCGGCGCGCTCGCGCTCCTGGTGATCGTCAGCCCGTCGTTGACCGGCCTGGTCGTGTTGATCTTCCCGGTGGTGATCGTGCCCCTGTTCGTCTTCGGCAAGCGGGTGCGCCAGCTCACCACCGCCACGCAGGACCAGTTCGCCGCCGCGGTCGGCCTTGCCGGCGAGAGCCTTGACGCGCTTGAGACCGTGCAGGCCTTCGGTCGCGAGGGCGCGGCGGCCGAACGCTTCGGGCGGGCGGTGGAGCAGTCCTTCGCGACATCCCTGTCCCGGATGCGCGCTCGCGCTCTCATGACCACTCTGGTCATCGCCCTGGTGTTCGGCGCGGTGCTGCTGACCTTCTGGCTGGCGGTCCGCGCGGGCCTGCGCGGCGAGATGACCTGGGGGGCGCTTGTCCAGTTCGCCCTGCTGGCCGTGACCGCGGGCAGCTCGGTCGGCGCGCTCGGCGAAGTCTGGGGTGATGTCCAGAAGGCCGCCGGCGCCATGGAGCGGATCGGCGACCTGCTGGACGCGCGGCCCACCATCGCCAAGCCGGCCCATCCCGTGCCGCTGCCGCAGCCTGGCCGTGGCGAGATCGCCTTCGAGAACGTCGCCTTCGCCTATCCCTCGCGCCCCGACCGGCTCGCGCTGGACGGCTTTCGTCTGAATGTGCGTCCTGGCGAGACCGTGGCCCTTGTCGGCCCCTCGGGCTCGGGCAAGAGCACGGTCTTCCGCCTGCTGCTGCGCTTCTACGATCCCACCTCCGGCGCGGTGCGCGTGGACGGTGTCGATCTGCGCGACGCCGATCCGGCCGAGGTTCGCGCCCGCATGGCGCTGGTCGCTCAGGACGCAGCGCTGTTTTCCGGCTCGGCGGCGGAGAACGTCGCCTTCGGCCGCACCGATGCCGCGCCCGATGACATCCGCGCGGCCATCCGCGCCGCCCAGGCCGAGGGCTTCCTCGACGCCTTGCCGCAGGGCCTGGACACCTCCGTCGGCGAACGCGCCCGCAGCCTCTCCGGCGGCCAGCGCCAACGCCTCGCGATCGCCCGGGCCCTGGTCCGCAAGGCGCCGATCCTCCTGCTGGACGAGGCGACCAGCGCGCTCGACGCCGAGAACGAGCGGCTGGTCCAGACCGCGCTCGACGCCGCCATGGCTGGCCGCACCACCCTGGTCATCGCCCACCGCCTGGCGACCGTGCTGAAGGCCGACCGGATCGTGGTGATGGACGAAGGCCGCGTGGTCGAGGAAGGTCCGCACGCCGAACTCGTGGCCAAAGGCGGTCTCTATGCGAGACTGGCGGCGCTGCAGTTCGACAGCGACTGAGGGGTCAAAGGGGCCGGCGATGAAGGCAGGGTTGATGATCGCTCTGGCCCTGGGGGCCCTGGCTTCGGGCGTCGCCTGGCGCGCCGAGGCGCGTGAGTGCCCTAGCGGGGCCTACAGCGTGATGGACCAATGGGGCAAGTCCCATTGCCGGCGCTTCGTCAGCGAGCCAAAATCCTCAATGCCGCCTCCAGGCGGCGCCTGCCCCCTGGGCAAGTACCCGGCCTTAAGCGCGAGCGGGAATAAGGTGTGCCGCAGCTTCGGCGGCTCGCTCGCCGGAGGGTCCGCCACGCCCAGGCCGTGCCGCGTCGGGACCTATCCCTGGACGAACGCGAACGGCAAACGCGTCTGCAAGTCCTACTAGGACTTAGTCCTCGTCCTCTTCCTCATAGCCGACCAGCGCCAGCGCGCGGGCGGTCACGCCGTGCAGCTCCGCCCAGCGGGCCAGCGCCTCTTCGCGGCCGTGGGTGATCCACAGCTCGCCCGGGCGTAACTCATCGACCGTGGCGGTCAGTTCATCCCAGTCGGCGTGGTCTGAGATCACCAGCGGCAGTTCGACGCCACGCTGACGGGCGCGGGCGCGCACCTGCATCCAGCCCGAGGCGAAGGCGGCGACGGGCTCGGGAAACCGCCGGCTCCAGCGGTCGGCGAGGGCGGACGGTGGGGCGATGACGATCTCGCCGGCGAAACCAGCCTTGCCGGCGGCCTTGTCGATGGTGGCCGGCGCGAGCGGCCCCAGCTCCACGCCATGACGCTCATAAAGCGCGTTCAGCCGCTCCAGCGCGCCGTGGACATAGATCGTTCGCTCCCAGCCGGCCTCGCGCAGCAGGCGGATGATCCGCTGCGCCTTGCCTAAAGCGTAGGCGCCGATCATGTGCGTCCGCTCCGGGAACTGTGCGACCGAACGCAGCAGTCGGGCGATTTCGCCGGCGTCATCCGGGTGGCGGAAGACCGGCAGGCCGAAGGTCGCCTCGGTGATGAAGACGTCGCAGGGCACAGGCTCGAAGGCCGGGCAGGTCGGGTCGCGACGGCGCTTGTAGTCGCCGCTGACCACCATGGTGAGGCCCTTCCACCGCACGACGGCCTGGGCCGAACCCAGCACATGCCCAGCCGGCGCCAGGCTCACCTCGACGCAGTCGCGCATCACGGCTTCGCCATAGGCCGCAGCCTGGCGACCCTCGGCGAAGGCTGCGCCATAGCGCTCAGCCATGATGTCCAGGGTCTCCGCCGTCGCCAGGACCGCGCCGTGTCCGGCGCGCGCATGGTCGGAATGTCCGTGGGTGATGACGGCGCGGGCCACTGGCTGCACCGGGTCGATGTAGAAATCGCCCGGCGGGCAATAGAGACCCTCCGGCTTCGGACAAAGCAGGTCCTGGGGACGGA
This is a stretch of genomic DNA from Phenylobacterium immobile (ATCC 35973). It encodes these proteins:
- a CDS encoding ABC transporter transmembrane domain-containing protein; this translates as MSEPAQGAPAEVEAAEGRVGAGQSLSQSLKTAAAHREKSRNVRALTRLIPYARRHSTDAGLAFVFLLVTTAATLGLSGAARLLVNHLTAQGPTAASVGPWFALLGAVTLALALGSGLRYFFVTKLGERVVADLRKDAYGRILTLDPAFFIATRTGEVLSRLTTDIQIVESLLATSVSVALRNTLMFVGALALLVIVSPSLTGLVVLIFPVVIVPLFVFGKRVRQLTTATQDQFAAAVGLAGESLDALETVQAFGREGAAAERFGRAVEQSFATSLSRMRARALMTTLVIALVFGAVLLTFWLAVRAGLRGEMTWGALVQFALLAVTAGSSVGALGEVWGDVQKAAGAMERIGDLLDARPTIAKPAHPVPLPQPGRGEIAFENVAFAYPSRPDRLALDGFRLNVRPGETVALVGPSGSGKSTVFRLLLRFYDPTSGAVRVDGVDLRDADPAEVRARMALVAQDAALFSGSAAENVAFGRTDAAPDDIRAAIRAAQAEGFLDALPQGLDTSVGERARSLSGGQRQRLAIARALVRKAPILLLDEATSALDAENERLVQTALDAAMAGRTTLVIAHRLATVLKADRIVVMDEGRVVEEGPHAELVAKGGLYARLAALQFDSD
- a CDS encoding DUF1192 domain-containing protein, whose translation is MDEPADVRFGRGQRLAEAMREDLDLYAVEELKERREVLQAEIARVEAQIVRKQSGRAAADALFSKPAG
- a CDS encoding ligase-associated DNA damage response exonuclease, with translation MRQPDFTTGACDLIRPQDLLCPKPEGLYCPPGDFYIDPVQPVARAVITHGHSDHARAGHGAVLATAETLDIMAERYGAAFAEGRQAAAYGEAVMRDCVEVSLAPAGHVLGSAQAVVRWKGLTMVVSGDYKRRRDPTCPAFEPVPCDVFITEATFGLPVFRHPDDAGEIARLLRSVAQFPERTHMIGAYALGKAQRIIRLLREAGWERTIYVHGALERLNALYERHGVELGPLAPATIDKAAGKAGFAGEIVIAPPSALADRWSRRFPEPVAAFASGWMQVRARARQRGVELPLVISDHADWDELTATVDELRPGELWITHGREEALARWAELHGVTARALALVGYEEEDED
- the rpmE gene encoding 50S ribosomal protein L31; the protein is MKQDIHPDYHFINVVMTDGTTYQTRSTYQAEGATLNLDIDPKTHPAWTGGNQQLLDRGGRVSRFNAKFGAFTRK